A DNA window from Malus domestica chromosome 12, GDT2T_hap1 contains the following coding sequences:
- the LOC103431706 gene encoding uncharacterized protein isoform X3: protein MKILQDKQKSMEKQFPHNDQQNGVSEVPTVDSGSVSISSNKGTKVTREDIEVVQNLVERCLRLYMNKNEVVNTLLDRARIEPGFTSLVLEKLEVENAEFFKAYYTRLKLKNQIVMYNRLLEQQYHLMKQQEPPEVPLPPLHNGMHYMPVQLTIYLWDTPSCSNLHFRLRVITKSIP, encoded by the exons ATGAAGATATTGCAG GATAAACAGAAATCAATGGAGAAGCAATTTCCCCATAATGACCAACAAAATGGCGTCAGTGAGGTTCCTACGGTGGACTCTGGTTCAGTATCTATTTCCAGCAACAAGGGTACAAAAGTCACGCGTGAAGATATTGAAGTT GTCCAGAATTTGGTTGAAAGATGTCTGCGGTTGTATATGAACAAAAATGAAGTCGTCAATACCCTGTTAGATCGTGCTAGGATTGAGCCGGGCTTTACAAGCTTGG tacTTGAGAAATTGGAAGTAGAAAATGCAGAATTTTTCAAGGCTTACTACACGAGGCTAAAGCTgaaaaatcaaattgttatGTACAACCGTTTGCTTGAGCAACAATACCATCTGATGAAACAGCAAGAGCCTCCAGAGGTTCCATTGCCTCCCTTGCATAATGGGATGCATTACATGCCAG TGCAGTTAACAATTTACCTATGGGATACCCCGTCATGCAGCAACCTCCATTTCCGTCTAAGGGTCATCACCAAATCAATTCCATAG
- the LOC103431706 gene encoding uncharacterized protein isoform X2: protein MKILQKSMEKQFPHNDQQNGVSEVPTVDSGSVSISSNKGTKVTREDIEVVQNLVERCLRLYMNKNEVVNTLLDRARIEPGFTSLVLEKLEVENAEFFKAYYTRLKLKNQIVMYNRLLEQQYHLMKQQEPPEVPLPPLHNGMHYMPVNNLPMGYPVMQQPPFPSKGHHQINSIGTISSCHLVNGIPAHGNFHHMPLNLCQEGIKTEMVSSPVSIFDSEEPLWQGLVARNRSSNLTISKISVQFVE, encoded by the exons ATGAAGATATTGCAG AAATCAATGGAGAAGCAATTTCCCCATAATGACCAACAAAATGGCGTCAGTGAGGTTCCTACGGTGGACTCTGGTTCAGTATCTATTTCCAGCAACAAGGGTACAAAAGTCACGCGTGAAGATATTGAAGTT GTCCAGAATTTGGTTGAAAGATGTCTGCGGTTGTATATGAACAAAAATGAAGTCGTCAATACCCTGTTAGATCGTGCTAGGATTGAGCCGGGCTTTACAAGCTTGG tacTTGAGAAATTGGAAGTAGAAAATGCAGAATTTTTCAAGGCTTACTACACGAGGCTAAAGCTgaaaaatcaaattgttatGTACAACCGTTTGCTTGAGCAACAATACCATCTGATGAAACAGCAAGAGCCTCCAGAGGTTCCATTGCCTCCCTTGCATAATGGGATGCATTACATGCCAG TTAACAATTTACCTATGGGATACCCCGTCATGCAGCAACCTCCATTTCCGTCTAAGGGTCATCACCAAATCAATTCCATAGGCACTATATCGAGTTGTCATTTGGTCAATGGAATCCCTGCTCATGGAAATTTCCACCATATGCCCCTGAACTTATGTCAAGA AGGTATCAAGACAGAGATGGTTTCGAGTCCTGTATCAATATTTGACTCTGAAGAGCCACTTTGGCAAGGATTAGTTGCACGTAATAGATCAAGTAACCTCACAATTAGTAAGATTTCAGTGCAGTTTGTAGAATAG
- the LOC103431706 gene encoding uncharacterized protein isoform X4: protein MKILQDKQKSMEKQFPHNDQQNGVSEVPTVDSGSVSISSNKGTKVTREDIEVVQNLVERCLRLYMNKNEVVNTLLDRARIEPGFTSLVLEKLEVENAEFFKAYYTRLKLKNQIVMYNRLLEQQYHLMKQQEPPEVPLPPLHNGMHYMPATSISV from the exons ATGAAGATATTGCAG GATAAACAGAAATCAATGGAGAAGCAATTTCCCCATAATGACCAACAAAATGGCGTCAGTGAGGTTCCTACGGTGGACTCTGGTTCAGTATCTATTTCCAGCAACAAGGGTACAAAAGTCACGCGTGAAGATATTGAAGTT GTCCAGAATTTGGTTGAAAGATGTCTGCGGTTGTATATGAACAAAAATGAAGTCGTCAATACCCTGTTAGATCGTGCTAGGATTGAGCCGGGCTTTACAAGCTTGG tacTTGAGAAATTGGAAGTAGAAAATGCAGAATTTTTCAAGGCTTACTACACGAGGCTAAAGCTgaaaaatcaaattgttatGTACAACCGTTTGCTTGAGCAACAATACCATCTGATGAAACAGCAAGAGCCTCCAGAGGTTCCATTGCCTCCCTTGCATAATGGGATGCATTACATGCCAG CAACCTCCATTTCCGTCTAA
- the LOC103431706 gene encoding uncharacterized protein isoform X1 — translation MKILQDKQKSMEKQFPHNDQQNGVSEVPTVDSGSVSISSNKGTKVTREDIEVVQNLVERCLRLYMNKNEVVNTLLDRARIEPGFTSLVLEKLEVENAEFFKAYYTRLKLKNQIVMYNRLLEQQYHLMKQQEPPEVPLPPLHNGMHYMPVNNLPMGYPVMQQPPFPSKGHHQINSIGTISSCHLVNGIPAHGNFHHMPLNLCQEGIKTEMVSSPVSIFDSEEPLWQGLVARNRSSNLTISKISVQFVE, via the exons ATGAAGATATTGCAG GATAAACAGAAATCAATGGAGAAGCAATTTCCCCATAATGACCAACAAAATGGCGTCAGTGAGGTTCCTACGGTGGACTCTGGTTCAGTATCTATTTCCAGCAACAAGGGTACAAAAGTCACGCGTGAAGATATTGAAGTT GTCCAGAATTTGGTTGAAAGATGTCTGCGGTTGTATATGAACAAAAATGAAGTCGTCAATACCCTGTTAGATCGTGCTAGGATTGAGCCGGGCTTTACAAGCTTGG tacTTGAGAAATTGGAAGTAGAAAATGCAGAATTTTTCAAGGCTTACTACACGAGGCTAAAGCTgaaaaatcaaattgttatGTACAACCGTTTGCTTGAGCAACAATACCATCTGATGAAACAGCAAGAGCCTCCAGAGGTTCCATTGCCTCCCTTGCATAATGGGATGCATTACATGCCAG TTAACAATTTACCTATGGGATACCCCGTCATGCAGCAACCTCCATTTCCGTCTAAGGGTCATCACCAAATCAATTCCATAGGCACTATATCGAGTTGTCATTTGGTCAATGGAATCCCTGCTCATGGAAATTTCCACCATATGCCCCTGAACTTATGTCAAGA AGGTATCAAGACAGAGATGGTTTCGAGTCCTGTATCAATATTTGACTCTGAAGAGCCACTTTGGCAAGGATTAGTTGCACGTAATAGATCAAGTAACCTCACAATTAGTAAGATTTCAGTGCAGTTTGTAGAATAG